From Carya illinoinensis cultivar Pawnee chromosome 5, C.illinoinensisPawnee_v1, whole genome shotgun sequence, one genomic window encodes:
- the LOC122311303 gene encoding germin-like protein subfamily 1 member 17, which yields MINMKYDLLVAVALLMLALAAFSHLASAYDPSPLQDFCVAIKSPISTAFLAMNGKFCKDPKLVTANDFFFSGLRNPGNTENPLGSKVTLGTVDQIPGLNTMGISLARIDYAPHGLNPPHTHPRATEILACVEGSLYVGFVTSNADDNRLFAKVLNPGEVFVFPIGLLHFQLNMGKTNAVAYSSFSSQNPGVITLANGLFGSYPLINPDVLAKAFQMEKNVVNFLQKQPWPDN from the exons ATGATCAATATGAAGTACGACCTTCTGGTAGCCGTGGCCCTCCTGATGTTGGCTTTGGCCGCTTTCTCCCACCTTGCCTCTGCCTATGACCCCAGTCCTCTACAAGATTTTTGCGTTGCAATCAAGAGTCCCATTTCAACTGCTTTTT TAGCTATGAATGGAAAATTCTGCAAGGATCCAAAACTTGTCACGGCCAATGATTTTTTCTTCTCAGGGCTACGCAATCCTGGAAACACCGAGAATCCACTCGGCTCAAAGGTCACTCTTGGGACTGTGGACCAAATACCAGGCCTCAACACAATGGGAATATCCTTGGCTCGTATTGACTATGCTCCACATGGTCTAAATCCTCCTCACACACACCCTCGTGCCACTGAGATTCTAGCATGCGTAGAGGGTAGTCTTTATGTTGGTTTTGTCACATCTAACGCCGATGATAATCGCCTTTTCGCCAAAGTTCTAAATCCGGGAGAAGTCTTTGTGTTTCCAATTGGTCTCCTTCACTTCCAATTGAACATGGGAAAGACCAATGCTGTTGCTTATTCCAGTTTCAGCAGCCAAAATCCTGGAGTTATCACCCTAGCAAATGGTCTCTTTGGATCCTACCCTCTCATCAATCCTGATGTTCTCGCCAAAGCCTTCCAAATGGAAAAGAACGTGGTCAACTTCCTTCAAAAACAGCCCTGGCCAGACAATTAG
- the LOC122311859 gene encoding germin-like protein subfamily 1 member 13 → MMKGSVLMYQVATVALLALACSLAFAYDPSPLQDFCVAVDKYDSAVFVNGKFCKDPKDVKAEDFFFPGLDIAGDTSSGQGSNVTAVTVEQLPGLNTLGISLARIDFASYGLNPPHTHPRGTEFIIVLEGTLLVGFVTSNQADGKNRLFTKVLNTGDVFVFPIGLIHFQWNPKKSKAIAFAGLSSQNPGVITIANAVFGSEPPINPDVLIKAFQVDKNVIELLQKQFWK, encoded by the exons ATGATGAAAGGTAGTGTTCTCATGTACCAGGTTGCAACCGTGGCCTTGTTGGCCTTGGCTTGCTCTCTCGCCTTTGCCTATGATCCTAGTCCTCTTCAGGACTTCTGTGTTGCAGTCGACAAATACGATTCTGCTG TATTTGTAAATGGAAAATTCTGCAAGGATCCAAAGGATGTCAAAGCCGAAGACTTCTTCTTCCCGGGGCTAGATATTGCCGGAGACACCTCAAGTGGACAAGGGTCGAATGTCACTGCCGTTACTGTGGAACAATTACCAGGCCTCAACACTTTAGGCATATCCTTGGCTCGCATTGACTTTGCATCATATGGTCTGAATCCTCCACACACACATCCTCGTGGCACTGAGTTTATAATAGTCTTGGAGGGTACTCTATTAGTTGGCTTTGTCACCTCTAACCAAGCTGATGGAAAAAACCGCCTCTTCACCAAAGTTCTAAATACCGGAGATGTTTTTGTATTCCCAATTGGTCTCATTCACTTCCAGTGGAATCCCAAAAAATCCAAAGCCATTGCCTTCGCCGGTCTTAGCAGCCAGAATCCAGGAGTTATCACCATAGCCAATGCAGTTTTTGGATCTGAGCCTCCCATTAATCCCGATGTTCTCATCAAGGCCTTCCAAGTAGACAAGAATGTGATTGAACTTCTTCAGAAACAATTCTggaaatag